The Candidatus Limnocylindria bacterium genomic sequence CGCTCGCGCAGTACCGCGCGGCGGCGCAACTCGCTGAGCCGATGGAAGTGATCGACGACGCCGCGCTCCGCGCGCGCGATCTGCACCGCCTGGACCGCGCCGAAGATCTCGCCGAGCGCCCCGGTCACGCGGCTCGTCGCGACCTGGCTCGCCGCACGCGACTGCTGCAGACGGCGTGTCACGACCTGCGCCACCGCGACGATCGCCAGGAGCGGTAGGAAGACGAAGATCGTGATCGCAGCGTTCACACTGATGAGGATCCACATCGCCGCGACCGCGAAGATGGTCTCGCTGATCATGTCGACGGTCCAGTCGCTGCCGTCCTCGGCGTACTGCACGTCGTCACGGAACACGCTCAGCGCCTCACCGGGTGAGCGGTCGAGCGCGCGCGCGCCGGGCCGTCGCAGGATCTCCGCGAGCATGTTCCGCTGCAGGACCGCGCTCACGCTGAAGCGGAAGAACAGGTCCCACGTCGACCCCGCGGTCTCCGCGACCGCGCCGGCGATCCCGGATCCGACGAATGCGGCCGCGAGCCAGCCGATCGTTGGCGGGTCGGCATTGCCGCGCTGCAGGGCGTCGAAGGCCTGCTGCGCGACGAGGCCCGGCAGGAGACGCGAGCAGTACACCGCGGTCCACAGGAAGTTGTCCCCGATGTAGATCCACGGCCGGAGCGTCGCCATATGCCAGAGGAAGCGACCCGTGCCGAGCGTCTGCGAGCTCACGCCAGCACCTGCTCGAGGCCGGTCCGAAGGAGATCCGAGAAGCGCGACAACGGATCCTGCGCGAGCGCGGCGCGCGGGCCCTGCTCGACGATGCGTCCGTCCTCGAGGATGAGGATGCGGTCACACCGCTGCAGCGTCGCGAGCCGATGCGCGATGACGATCCCGGTGCGATCGGCGAGCAGCGCGTCGATCGCGCGCTCGATGTGCCGCTCCGTCG encodes the following:
- a CDS encoding ABC transporter ATP-binding protein, with the translated sequence MSSQTLGTGRFLWHMATLRPWIYIGDNFLWTAVYCSRLLPGLVAQQAFDALQRGNADPPTIGWLAAAFVGSGIAGAVAETAGSTWDLFFRFSVSAVLQRNMLAEILRRPGARALDRSPGEALSVFRDDVQYAEDGSDWTVDMISETIFAVAAMWILISVNAAITIFVFLPLLAIVAVAQVVTRRLQQSRAASQVATSRVTGALGEIFGAVQAVQIARAERGVVDHFHRLSELRRRAVLRERKISLLTGSVYWNTVYLGTGLILLLGAQAMRDGTFTVGDFALFVSYLGFVTEFSGFLGLFLTQYKQLGVSVARMLALMRAGSATNVPAAALVVSTPLDLKEPAQAEPRAARMDSAAVEKLLRLDAVGLTYHFGRAAGDGAGIADISLTVRRGEFTVVTGRVGAGKTTLLRVLLGLLPRDGGEIRWNGEIVDDPAAFFVPPRCAYVP